Proteins from one Apis cerana isolate GH-2021 linkage group LG11, AcerK_1.0, whole genome shotgun sequence genomic window:
- the LOC107994792 gene encoding uncharacterized protein LOC107994792 isoform X3 gives MDWENRTVSLLLCLSILLATIHNGNAERKIVCYYTNWSIYRPGTAKFSPQNINPYLCTHLIYAFGGFTKDNALKPFDKYQDIEKGGYAKFTGLKTYNKNLKTLLAIGGWNEGSSRFSPMVADPGRRREFVKNAIKFLRKNHFDGLDLDWEYPAFRDGGKPRDKDNYANLVQELREEFEREASKTGRPRLLLTLAMPAGIEYIDKGYDIPRLNEYLDFVNLLSYDYHSSYEPAVNHHAPLYPLEEDNEYNYDTELTIDYTVNYLLKKGASSEKIILGIPTYGRSYTLFNQDATDLGSPADGPGIEGDATREKGYLAYYEICESLAQSDEWEVVEPNPDAMGPYAFKGDQWVGYDDEDIVRLKARYVNEKKLGGIMFWTIDNDDFRGKCHDRPYPLIEAAKESLLSDATDTVRKSKPVEGRKKSRIQGTRSDTERRKNGGRGGTTATPVSRNRVPTSSRPRYRTFTRPRANEQDEEGGGRVDRRSYDSSSEDEEKQGREEEEENSERGNAVNAANKRERSRDGKKSSRGAKNRSSKNRRKQVRRKEEGDNGLDSKESLSNKLTTPEPPTTPDPGTDFKCEDEGFFSHPRDCKKYFWCLDSGPGGLGVVAHQFTCPSGLVFNKAADSCDYPRNVACPKSKTSASTTRAPITAATSRTTYLYSTTTRRPSTAKPDPEEEYEYYEDEEEGGEEGEEEEEKEEAKVTSTPKTLLYKTITRNKPSTASTTSTTTSTTTTTTTTTEATSKSTDSEDEEDPKVIKELITLIKKAGGIEQLEKQLLLQDKNSNESSASSGGESATPATISRTLYERVLNRQAGKVTSRQRASTNTNFANGPGRAQFEGLEEVPEVKGLRRSQKPKYVTIERPKHSTKEPPLNGEEVEKEEEEEDLDGDNTDVASSEEQTISNPFLTGSTQRATPNYIDIRRARPSSTSRKDENDVEEKSKDGEEEAPIRRRRPSNTKTSSTENVRDEESRSSTSEENSQTTKSRYVSVQRFRSTTPQSTEAVPEVVASTTESIEPSKIGDEKVDNTTTSPLTSTLPWIGSSSTPNDDILPVETEAGRTEEAETERAILSTTSESSSTTDSVKLVEDSATEILLTTAPASLSTLSIPNTRISTASVSQPRPFGFNRRNRPSSTEPTTTTTTPLPPSNDQTRSKVANTEVNRLPTLKELIGYQTNNYIATGPSPVFLNLFPLTTKSEEVLSREKNVDRVLEQVIIEKNTIFNDTELRSWNKHDDGIENDFQSNLTVDGIDAYYVEDDTLLANKKRIDHEDSSEIDLKPTTMRGIPLINLLHSQVPRGFYVTRSEVEHSMSKKVKIDALTTELTTLSVENNENIPSGISEKIGQSDVDGKVIIEHDNAEENLEFDVTTNLNTKLSMKNNRNGVRVEGRVESTSVSTDQVQMEKDVPSVIKFTEISIPEENVTTSSISISLSDSSPSTSQSSNESDIIINSTTKKSLTNDHDTPSILNIVIPIITISSNITTDTNLLESNVTELRMENTTHSADLENSYSINSQNRGKSTKNDEEFKSILSTTTLSSTSTVETSVTDRTINVFDIHDEKIKFTSNYEFGHKFRRRGQNRYYVNRLNKDQENSTKVVERRQNSRRKIIGYRRPLRRPVFNGKAVNDSFVHEVTTLKETKANDSKRNLNDWKDMNKEGTNVEKRLMSKANQTGNEAVFDEEHLRIKENIDRSESEDRYTMYVCSTNR, from the exons ATGGATTGG GAGAACCGAACGGTGTCACTGCTGCTTTGCCTAAGTATTCTACTCGCGACGATTCATAACG GCAATGCCGAGCGTAAGATCGTATGTTATTACACCAACTGGTCCATTTATCGACCAGGAACCGCCAAGTTTTCGCCCCAGAACATCAATCCGTATTTATGCACCCACTTGATCTACGCTTTCGGCGGGTTCACCAAGGACAACGCTTTGAAACCTTTCGACAAGTATCAAGATATCGAGAAAG GTGGATACGCCAAGTTCACCGGCTTGAAAACGTACAACAAGAACCTGAAAACCTTGTTGGCCATCGGTGGTTGGAACGAGGGCTCGAGCAGGTTCTCGCCTATGGTAGCCGACCCCGGCAGAAGGCGAGAATTCGTCAAGAACGCGATCAAGTTTCTTCGAAAGAATCATTTCGACGGTCTCGATCTCGACTGGGAATATCCCGCGTTCAGAGACGGTGGAAAGCCTCGGGACAAGGACAATTACGCCAACCTGGTGCAG GAACTGAGGGAGGAGTTCGAGAGGGAGGCTTCGAAGACCGGAAGGCCGAGACTTTTGCTGACGTTGGCGATGCCGGCCGGCATCGAGTACATCGACAAAGGTTACGATATACCCAGATTGAACGAGTACCTGGATTTCGTCAATCTCCTCTCCTACGATTACCACTCGTCTTACGAGCCTGCCGTCAATCACCACGCCCCCCTCTATCCCCTGGAGGAGGACAACGAGTACAACTACGACACCGAATTGACGATC GACTACACGGTTAATTATCTGCTGAAGAAAGGCGCCAGCTCGGAGAAGATAATTCTAGGGATCCCCACGTATGGAAGATCCTACACGCTTTTCAACCAAGACGCCACCGATCTGGGATCACCGGCAGATGGCCCGGGAATCGAAGGCGACGCTACTCGGGAGAAAGGCTATCTTGCCTATTACGAG ATTTGCGAGAGTTTGGCGCAATCGGACGAGTGGGAAGTGGTCGAGCCTAATCCTGACGCGATGGGCCCTTACGCGTTCAAGGGGGATCAGTGGGTAGGCTACGACGACGAGGATATAGTGAGATTAAAAGCGAGATACGTGAACGAGAAGAAGTTGGGAGGAATAATGTTCTGGACGATCGACAACGACGATTTCCGGGGGAAATGCCACGATCGGCCGTATCCACTGATCGAAGCGGCGAAAGAGAGCCTCCTGTCCGACGCCAC GGACACCGTTCGGAAGTCGAAACCGGTGGAGGGACGCAAGAAGTCTCGGATTCAAGGGACTCGAAGCGACacggagagaaggaaaaatggCGGACGAGGCGGCACAACAGCGACGCCCGTGTCGAGAAATCGAGTTCCCACTTCTTCGAGGCCGAGATATCGAACGTTCACGCGGCCAAGAGCGAACGAACAGgacgaggagggagggggccgAGTCGATAGACGATCCTACGATTCCTCGTCCGAGGACGAGGAGAAGcagggaagggaggaggaagaggaaaattcGGAGAGAGGGAACGCGGTTAACGCGGCGAACAAGCGAGAAAGATCCAGGGACGGGAAGAAAAGTAGTAGGGGGGCGAAGAATCGTTCGAGCAAGAATCGCAGAAAGCAAGTCCGTCGTAAAGAAGAGGGCGACAATGGCCTCGATTCGAAGGAGTCGTTGAGTAACAAACTGACTACCCCGGAACCCCCGACCACTCCCGATCCTGGAACAG ATTTCAAGTGCGAGGACGAAGGATTTTTCTCCCACCCTCGAGactgcaaaaaatatttctggtGCTTGGACAGCGGGCCGGGAGGTTTGGGCGTGGTTGCGCACCAGTTCACCTGCCCTTCCG GATTGGTGTTCAACAAGGCAGCCGATTCCTGCGACTATCCTCGCAACGTCGCGTGCCCGAAGTCGAAGACGTCGGCGTCGACGACGAGGGCGCCGATAACGGCAGCCACAAGCCGCACCACTTACCTGTACAGCACCACCACGCGCCGACCTTCCACCGCGAAACCGGATCCGGAGGAGGAATACGAGTATtacgaggacgaggaggaggggggagaagaaggggaggaagaggaggagaaagaggaagccAAGGTGACCTCCACTCCCAAGACGCTTTTGTACAAAACGATCACCAGAAACAAGCCCAGCACTGCCAGCACTACGAGTACTACTACTAGCACTACAACTACTACAACGACAACAACAGAGGCGACTTCGAAATCGACCGATTCGGAGGATGAAGAGGATCCTAAGGTGATAAAGGAGCTGATAACGTTGATCAAGAAAGCAGGCGGTATAGAGCAATTGGAGAAGCAGTTGTTGCTTCAAGACAAAAATTCGAACGAGAGTTCGGCGAGCTCTGGCGGGGAGAGCGCTACGCCAGCTACTATAAGTCGCACCTTGTACGAGCGCGTGCTGAATCGTCAGGCTGGTAAAGTTACGAGCAGGCAGAGAGCTTCGACGAATACGAATTTCGCGAATGGGCCGGGGAGAGCGCAGTTCGAGGGATTGGAAGAGGTTCCAGAGGTGAAGGGATTGAGGCGATCGCAGAAACCGAAATACGTGACCATCGAGAGACCAAA GCACTCGACGAAGGAGCCGCCATTGAACGGGGAAGAGgtggagaaagaggaggaggaggaggatctgGACGGAGACAACACGGACGTGGCTTCCTCCGAGGAGCAAACGATTAGCAATCCTTTTCTAACCGGCTCGACGCAGAGGGCGACGCCTAATTACATCGATATAAGACGCGCTCGACCCTCGTCGACATCGAG GAAAGACGAGAACGACGTTGAGGAGAAGAGCAAGGATGGAGAGGAGGAGGCGCCAATTCGACGCCGACGTCCAAG CAATACCAAGACGAGCTCAACCGAGAATGTCAGAGACGAGGAATCTCGTTCATCCACGAGCGAAGAAAACTCGCAGACGACTAAATCCAG ATACGTGAGCGTGCAAAGATTCAGAAGCACGACTCCTCAATCGACGGAGGCTGTTCCGGAGGTTGTTGCATCGACCACGGAATCGATCGAGCCGTCGAAGATCGGGGACGAGAAAGTAGATAATACGACGACCAGTCCGTTAACGAGTACCTTACCTTGGATCGGTTCTTCCTCGACGCCCAACGACGACATCCTCCCCGTTGAAACGGAGGCGGGAAGAACGGAAGAGGCTGAGACGGAGAGAGCGATCCTCTCGACGACCTCGGAGTCGAGCTCGACCACCGACTCCGTGAAACTCGTGGAAGATTCGGCGACGGAGATCCTGTTGACCACGGCGCCGGCGAGCTTGTCCACGCTGTCGATTCCGAATACGAGGATCAGCACCGCGTCGGTATCTCAGCCGAGGCCGTTCGGCTTTAACCGAAGAAACAGGCCGTCGTCGACCGAGCCCacgaccaccaccaccactccGTTGCCACCGTCCAACGATCAGACGAGGTCCAAG GTGGCCAACACGGAAGTTAATAGACTGCCAACCCTCAAGGAACTAATCGGTTATCAAACGAACAATTACATCGCCACCGGTCCATCGCCCGTATTCTTGAATTTGTTTCCTCTCACAACGAAAAGCGAAGAGGTTTTGTCGCGCGAGAAAAATGTTGATCGCGTTCTCGAACAGGTTATCATTGAAAAGAATACGATTTTCAACGATACAGAACTTAGATCTTGGAACAAGCACGATGACGGgatagaaaatgattttcaatcaaatttaacCGTGGATGGTATAGACGCGTATTACGTCGAGGACGATACTTTGTTGGCTAACAAGAAGAGAATCGATCATGAAGATTCGTCAGAAATCGATCTGAAGCCTACCACTATGCGTGGCATTCCACTGATCAATTTGCTGCACAGTCAAGTTCCGCGTGGTTTTTACGTCACTAGAAGCGAAGTGGAACATTCAATGTCGAAAAAAGTAAAGATCGACGCGTTAACCACCGAATTGACCACCTTGTCTGTGGagaataacgaaaatattccTTCTGGGATCTCTGAAAAAATTGGACAATCCGATGTAGATGGAAAAGTGATTATCGAGCACGATAACGCCGAAGAAAATCTCGAGTTTGACGTTACCACGAATTTAAATACCAAATTAtccatgaaaaataatagaaatggaGTTAGAGTCGAGGGTAGAGTGGAAAGCACATCTGTTTCAACGGATCAAGTCCAAATGGAGAAAGATGTACCATCGGTAATAAAATTCACCGAGATTTCAATTCCGGAAGAAAACGTAACAACTTCTTCGATTTCCATATCTTTATCCGATTCGTCACCTTCTACCTCCCAATCTTCTAATGAATCcgacattattattaattctacgACCAAAAAATCCTTAACCAACGATCACGATACTCcttctattttgaatattgtgaTTCCCATAATCACGATATCATCCAATATTACGACTGATACGAACTTATTAGAATCAAACGTAACAGAATTACGTATGGAGAATACAACGCATTCTGCGGATTTAGAAAACAGCTATTCGATAAATAGTCAAAATAGAGGAAAATCTACAAAAAATGACGAAGAATTCAAATCGATTTTATCGACCACGACGCTTTCTTCGACTAGCACCGTGGAAACGTCGGTTACCGACAGGACGATCAATGTGTTCGATATCCACgatgaaaagattaaatttacttcGAATTACGAATTCGGTCATAAATTTCGGAGACGTGGTCAGAATCGTTATTACGTGAATCGATTGAACAAAGATCAAGAGAATTCAACGAAAGTAGTCGAAAGAAGGCAAAATTCTCGTCGTAAAATTATAGGTTATCGAAGGCCGCTACGCAGACCTGTTTTCAATGGTAAAGCTGTGAACGACTCGTTCGTTCACGAAGTAACTACtttgaaagaaacgaaagcgaATGATTccaagagaaatttaaatgattggaAAGACATGAACAAAGAAGGAACAAATGTGGAAAAGAGGTTAATGTCAAAGGCAAATCAAACGGGAAACGAAGCTGTTTTCGACGAAGAACATCTTCGGATTAAGgagaatatcgatcgatccgaATCCGAG GATAGATATACAATGTACGTGTGCTCTACGAACAGGTGA